A window from Canis lupus familiaris isolate Mischka breed German Shepherd chromosome 18, alternate assembly UU_Cfam_GSD_1.0, whole genome shotgun sequence encodes these proteins:
- the OR4C11H gene encoding olfactory receptor family 4 subfamily C member 11H, with amino-acid sequence MQQNNSVTEFILLGLTQDPMKKKMVFIIFFILYMGTVVGNLLIIVTIRFSRTLGTPMYYFLFYLSLADSCFSTSTAPRLIVDSLSAKKIITYNECMTQVFALHFFGCMEVFVLILMAIDRYVAICKPLRYPTIMSRQVCTIMIVLAWIGSFFHSIAEVVPALRLPFCGPNLIDHYCCDLQPLLKLACMDTYLINLEWVSNSGAICTGSFVILMISYIVILHSLRNYSAEGKKKALSTCTSHIIVVIIFFGPCIFTYTRPPTTYPMDKMVAVFYTIGTPFLNPLIYTLRNAEVKNAMRKLWRVKITSESRR; translated from the coding sequence ATGCAACAAAATAACAGCGTTACTGAGTTCATACTGTTAGGATTGACTCAAGatcctatgaaaaagaaaatggtatttataatattcttcattttatatatgggAACTGTGGTAGGGAATTTGCTTATTATTGTGACCATCAGGTTTAGTCGGACACTTGGGACCCCCAtgtactatttcttattttatttgtctcttGCGGATTCCTGCTTTTCAACTTCCACAGCCCCCAGACTAATTGTGGATTCACTCTctgcaaaaaaaatcataacttacAATGAGTGTATGACTCAGGTCTTTGCACTACATTTCTTTGGTTGCATGGAGGTCTTTGTCCTCATCCTCATGGCCATtgatcgctatgtggccatctgtaagcccTTACGTTACCCAACCATCATGAGCCGGCAGGTCTGCACTATCATGATTGTTCTCGCATGGATAGGatcttttttccattctatagCCGAGGTTGTCCCAGCCTTGAGATTGCCCTTCTGTGGACCCAATTTGATTGATCATTACTGCTGTGATTTGCAACCCTTGCTGAAACTTGCTTGCATGGACACTTATCTGATTAACCTAGAATGGGTGTCTAATAGCGGGGCCATTTGCACAGGCAGTTTTGTGATTCTGATGATCTCCTATATTGTCATCTTGCATTCACTGAGAAACTATAGtgcagaagggaagaaaaaagctCTCTCTACTTGCACTTCTCACATCATCGTAGTAATCATATTCTTTGGTCCGTGTATATTCACATACACACGCCCCCCAACCACTTACCCCATGGACAAGATGGTGGCTGTATTTTATACTATTGGGACACCTTTTCTCAACCCACTCATCTACACACTGAGAAATGCAGAAGTGAAAAATGCCATGAGAAAGCTATGGCGTGTCAAAATTACCTCAGAGAGCAGAAGATGA